The following coding sequences are from one Collimonas arenae window:
- the ilvD gene encoding dihydroxy-acid dehydratase has protein sequence MPQYRSRTTTHGRNMAGARALWRATGMKDGDFDKPIIAVVNSFTQFVPGHVHLKDLGQMVAREIEAAGGVAKEFNTIAVDDGIAMGHGGMLYSLPSRELIADSVEYMVNAHCADAMVCISNCDKITPGMLMAAMRLNIPVVFVSGGPMEAGKVVEKLPGVAVIDQKIFKIDLVDAMIKAGDASVSDADIAEIERSACPTCGSCSGMFTANSMNCLTEALGLALPGNGTILATHADRKELFLRAGRLIVELAKRYYEQDDDSVLPRTIATKASFENAMTLDVAMGGSTNTVLHLLAAAQEAEVDFKMADIDRISRHVPCLCKVAPMTDKYHIEDVHRAGGIVSILGELARAGLLDTSRPTIHSKTLGDAIANNDITQTQDAAVHKLFSAAPGGVPTQTAFSQEKRFTSLDTDRSNGCIRDKAHAYSQDGGLAVLYGNLAENGCIVKTAGVDESILKFSGRARVFESQDDAVEAILGDTVHAGDVVIIRYEGPKGGPGMQEMLYPTSYIKSKGLGKSCALFTDGRFSGGSSGLVIGHASPEAAEGGAIGLVEEGDIIEIDIPERRMHLKISDSDLAQRRAAMEAKGKDAWKPVDRQRYVSQALQAYAAMATSADRGAVRDISQLKR, from the coding sequence ATGCCGCAATATCGTTCCCGCACCACCACCCACGGCCGTAACATGGCCGGCGCCCGCGCACTCTGGCGCGCCACCGGCATGAAAGACGGCGATTTCGACAAACCGATCATTGCGGTGGTCAACTCCTTTACCCAATTCGTGCCAGGCCACGTCCATCTGAAGGACCTGGGCCAGATGGTCGCGCGTGAAATTGAAGCCGCCGGCGGCGTCGCCAAGGAATTCAACACCATTGCAGTCGATGACGGCATCGCCATGGGCCATGGCGGCATGCTGTATTCGCTGCCATCGCGCGAACTGATCGCCGATTCGGTCGAATACATGGTCAATGCCCATTGCGCCGATGCGATGGTATGCATCTCCAACTGCGACAAAATCACGCCCGGCATGTTGATGGCCGCGATGCGCCTCAACATTCCTGTCGTGTTCGTTTCCGGCGGTCCGATGGAGGCCGGCAAGGTAGTTGAAAAGCTGCCAGGCGTGGCCGTAATCGACCAGAAGATTTTCAAGATCGACTTGGTAGACGCCATGATCAAGGCTGGCGACGCCTCGGTCAGCGACGCTGACATCGCGGAAATCGAACGCTCGGCCTGCCCGACTTGCGGCTCCTGTTCCGGCATGTTTACCGCCAACTCGATGAACTGCCTGACCGAAGCGCTGGGCCTGGCTCTGCCTGGCAACGGCACTATCCTCGCCACCCACGCCGACCGCAAGGAATTGTTCCTGCGCGCCGGCCGCCTGATCGTTGAACTGGCCAAGCGTTACTACGAACAGGACGACGATTCGGTGTTGCCACGCACGATCGCCACCAAGGCTTCGTTCGAGAACGCCATGACGCTGGATGTCGCCATGGGCGGCTCCACCAACACCGTGCTGCACTTGCTGGCAGCGGCGCAGGAAGCTGAAGTCGATTTCAAGATGGCCGACATCGATCGCATCTCGCGTCACGTGCCCTGCCTGTGCAAGGTAGCGCCGATGACTGACAAATATCATATCGAAGACGTGCACCGCGCCGGCGGCATCGTCAGCATCCTCGGCGAACTGGCGCGCGCCGGCCTGCTCGACACCAGCCGTCCGACCATCCATAGCAAGACGCTGGGTGACGCCATCGCCAATAACGACATCACGCAAACCCAGGACGCCGCCGTGCACAAGCTGTTCAGCGCAGCGCCGGGCGGCGTGCCAACCCAGACCGCGTTTTCACAGGAAAAACGCTTTACCAGCCTCGACACCGACCGCAGCAACGGCTGCATCCGCGACAAGGCGCACGCCTATTCGCAAGATGGCGGCCTGGCGGTCCTGTATGGCAACCTGGCGGAAAACGGCTGTATCGTCAAAACTGCTGGCGTCGATGAAAGCATCCTCAAATTCAGCGGTCGTGCACGCGTCTTTGAAAGCCAGGACGATGCGGTGGAAGCGATCTTGGGCGACACTGTGCACGCCGGCGATGTCGTCATCATCCGCTACGAAGGCCCGAAAGGCGGCCCAGGCATGCAAGAAATGCTGTATCCAACTTCCTACATCAAATCCAAGGGCCTGGGCAAATCCTGCGCGCTGTTTACCGATGGCCGCTTTTCCGGCGGCTCCTCCGGCCTGGTGATCGGCCATGCTTCTCCAGAAGCGGCGGAAGGCGGTGCCATCGGCCTGGTGGAAGAAGGCGACATCATCGAAATCGATATTCCGGAACGCCGCATGCACCTGAAAATCAGCGACAGCGATCTGGCGCAACGACGCGCGGCAATGGAAGCCAAGGGCAAGGATGCCTGGAAACCGGTGGATCGCCAGCGTTACGTATCCCAGGCGTTGCAAGCCTATGCTGCCATGGCGACCTCGGCCGATCGCGGCGCGGTAAGAGATATCAGCCAGCTCAAGCGCTGA
- a CDS encoding Lrp/AsnC family transcriptional regulator, with translation MDKIDKQILAILQEDATTPVAEIAEKVNLSSTPCWRRIQKMEEDGVIVRRVALLDAGKLNVGVTVFVLIKTNQHNATWYEQFSNTVKMIPEVVEFYRMSGNIDYLLRVVVPNIAAYDAVYQKLTQSNALFDVNASFAMEQIKHTTALPLGYAGLD, from the coding sequence ATGGATAAAATAGATAAACAGATTCTCGCCATCCTGCAGGAGGACGCCACCACGCCGGTCGCGGAAATCGCCGAGAAGGTGAATCTGTCGTCGACGCCTTGCTGGCGCCGCATCCAGAAAATGGAAGAAGATGGCGTGATCGTGCGCCGGGTGGCGCTGCTTGATGCTGGCAAACTGAATGTCGGCGTCACGGTTTTCGTGCTGATCAAGACCAACCAGCACAATGCCACCTGGTATGAACAGTTCAGCAATACGGTGAAGATGATTCCGGAAGTGGTCGAGTTTTACCGCATGAGCGGCAACATCGATTATCTGTTGCGGGTGGTGGTGCCCAACATTGCCGCCTACGATGCGGTGTACCAGAAGCTTACGCAGTCGAACGCGCTGTTCGACGTCAACGCCAGCTTTGCGATGGAGCAGATCAAGCACACCACGGCGCTGCCGCTTGGCTACGCCGGGTTGGATTGA
- the metC gene encoding cystathionine beta-lyase gives MSFDKNSGSPSMPAHVDTQLAHIGREPSRFAGMVNTPVFRGSTIIANNLEDWEASRQIDNPMANYGRFGTPTTRSFEQAITTLEGGHNCLVFPSGLSACTHSIMAFVKSGDHVLITDSVYGPTRTFADRVLRRMGIDVEFFDPLIGGEIRNLLRPNTSVVFVESPGSWTFEVQDIPAIAEEAHKVGAYVLLDNTWATPLFFKPFEHGVDVSIHAATKYIVGHSDALLGVASANERAWCILKHGAHDFGQTAGPDDIYLALRGMRSMSVRLRQHWESGIQLAEYLRTQPLVESVLHPALASDPGHKLWQRDFLGASGLFTIELKEVGRPALSKFFSSLELFGIGLSWGGFESLALPLDKPPTRVASRKSYQNPLVRIHVGLENIEDLVSDMGKRSRRWKRRFEL, from the coding sequence ATGTCTTTCGATAAAAATTCAGGTTCGCCTTCGATGCCGGCCCACGTTGACACGCAATTGGCCCACATCGGCCGCGAGCCGTCGCGCTTCGCCGGGATGGTGAATACGCCGGTATTCCGTGGTTCCACCATCATCGCCAACAACCTGGAAGATTGGGAAGCCAGCCGCCAGATCGATAACCCGATGGCGAACTACGGCCGTTTCGGCACGCCGACTACGCGTTCCTTCGAGCAGGCCATCACCACGCTCGAAGGTGGCCATAACTGCCTGGTGTTCCCATCCGGCCTGTCGGCTTGCACCCATAGCATCATGGCCTTCGTCAAGAGCGGCGATCATGTCCTGATCACCGATAGCGTATACGGCCCGACGCGTACCTTCGCTGATCGCGTGCTGCGCCGCATGGGCATCGACGTCGAGTTTTTCGATCCGCTGATTGGCGGCGAGATTCGCAATCTGTTGCGCCCGAATACCAGCGTGGTGTTTGTCGAGTCGCCCGGTTCGTGGACTTTCGAGGTACAAGATATTCCGGCGATCGCTGAGGAGGCACACAAGGTCGGCGCTTACGTGCTGCTGGACAATACATGGGCCACGCCACTGTTTTTCAAGCCGTTTGAACATGGCGTGGATGTGTCGATCCACGCTGCCACCAAATACATCGTTGGACACTCTGACGCCTTGCTGGGCGTCGCCAGCGCCAACGAACGCGCCTGGTGCATCCTCAAGCACGGCGCACACGATTTCGGCCAGACTGCCGGTCCGGACGATATCTACCTGGCTTTGCGCGGCATGCGCAGCATGTCGGTGCGCCTGCGTCAGCACTGGGAGAGCGGTATCCAGCTGGCAGAGTACTTGCGGACTCAGCCGCTGGTGGAGAGCGTGCTGCATCCGGCGTTGGCGTCCGATCCGGGCCATAAGCTATGGCAACGCGATTTCCTCGGCGCCAGCGGCTTGTTCACGATTGAATTGAAAGAAGTCGGCCGGCCGGCCTTGTCGAAATTTTTCTCCAGCCTGGAGTTGTTCGGCATCGGCTTGTCATGGGGTGGCTTTGAAAGCTTGGCCTTGCCGCTGGATAAACCGCCGACACGCGTGGCGTCGCGGAAGAGCTACCAGAATCCGCTGGTGCGGATCCATGTCGGCCTGGAAAATATCGAAGATCTGGTGAGTGATATGGGCAAGCGTTCACGCAGATGGAAAAGGCGCTTTGAGTTGTAA